The following are encoded together in the Paludisphaera mucosa genome:
- a CDS encoding efflux RND transporter permease subunit: protein MNPIVFAMRRPVTTLMLVVALISSGVLAYSRMRVDIFPSLNTPKIYVFLDYVGMSPDQMEGFIVNQLELFFQYVDGVEDINTRNIQQVSLCELSFYPGTDMGQAMAQVVAMSSRAMSWMPKGTLPPMIMRMDAGSVPVGYLVFESEKTSLGAMGDLAQNIIRPLVQKYVPGTVAISPFGPNMRSIVVNVDPQKLLAYNLTPQQLVDAVAQGNTVAPAGNIYIKDSMPVVANNATVTDIRRLGDIPVKLGLNVYLRDVATISDDTDITYGYALVNGRKSVYLPIIKKDTGSTLTVVADVHKAMPLFRDAVPKDVTVGFEFDESPTVVAAVRSVATEGLIGAVLTGLMIMLFLRDLRSVIVVVSNIPLALLGSLFGLWLTGNTINIMSLGGLALAIGILVDEATVEVENVHAQMKRTHNVASAVLHGNLITAVPRLLALLCILSVFIPAFIMGDPLRSLFMPLTLGVGFAMISSYLLSSTFVPIMCVNLLRHKGGGDEKPGLFDKLLTAYRAVVSRFVGVRWLVVPAYLAACIAVLGTVGLEVGTELFPQIDSGEFVLRFRPPPGSNFELTREMAVKCLEVIEEEAGPKNIQISMGFVGQVAPNFGIDNMVLFMRGPDDGQLRVALTESSGIKLAPFRERLRKVLPEKVVPWLEARLEQGGLAKDEAKRQAALSIFGFEPGDIVTNVMSFGSPMPIAVRVVGTDLKEVRRYAEKISAEMKKIPFLRDVQFQQMLDYPSVEVDIDREKAGLSGAKVEDVVHALVMATASTRFTNLNYWIDAATGFDYLVQLQIPPKRLDKPEDVETLPLDSVNPLVNLMVRDVAKVHRGVRPGEVDRDMSQRYLTLVANVEGEDMGRASKQVSKAIEAAGEPPRGVRVETMGQLPPMLEMFKALGTGLGVAVFVIFVLLTAYFQSPRTALISVSAVPGVLAGIATILFVTNTSLNIESFMGSIMCLGVSVSNSVMLVTFMNEYWKGGAPAPEAAVKGAADRLRPILMTACAMSVGMVPMALALERGSQMQAPLGRAVIGGLVMSTFATLLVVPSVFAMVMGRKTAKSPSIYPDDPESAYYDPDVFVDVAGHGRAVPDHRGDEGDGDETRGAESRHEQDALVFLRKILDESRAKRHDMVTHYTIDDLRDALGFTRTDQASDSDLDGGDAAGPGGPGRGPEDPFGGGSR from the coding sequence ATGAATCCGATCGTCTTCGCGATGCGCCGCCCGGTCACCACGCTGATGCTGGTGGTGGCGCTGATCAGCAGCGGCGTCCTGGCCTACAGCCGGATGCGCGTGGACATCTTCCCCTCGCTGAACACGCCCAAGATCTACGTCTTCCTGGACTACGTCGGGATGAGCCCCGACCAGATGGAAGGCTTCATCGTCAACCAGCTGGAGCTGTTCTTCCAGTACGTCGACGGCGTGGAGGACATCAACACCCGGAACATCCAGCAGGTCTCGCTCTGCGAGCTGTCGTTCTATCCCGGGACCGACATGGGCCAGGCCATGGCCCAGGTCGTGGCGATGTCGAGTCGAGCGATGTCGTGGATGCCCAAGGGGACGCTGCCGCCGATGATCATGCGGATGGACGCCGGCAGCGTGCCGGTCGGCTATCTCGTGTTCGAAAGCGAGAAGACGTCGCTGGGGGCGATGGGCGACCTGGCGCAGAACATCATCCGGCCGCTGGTGCAGAAGTACGTCCCGGGCACGGTCGCGATCTCGCCGTTCGGGCCCAACATGCGGTCGATCGTCGTCAACGTCGACCCCCAGAAGCTGCTGGCCTACAACCTGACGCCCCAGCAGCTGGTCGACGCCGTGGCGCAGGGGAACACCGTCGCGCCGGCGGGCAACATCTACATCAAGGACTCGATGCCGGTCGTGGCCAACAACGCGACGGTCACCGACATCCGGCGGCTGGGCGACATCCCGGTGAAGCTGGGCCTGAACGTCTACCTTCGCGACGTGGCGACCATCTCGGACGACACCGACATCACCTACGGCTACGCGCTGGTGAACGGCCGCAAGTCGGTCTACCTGCCGATCATCAAGAAGGACACCGGCTCGACCTTGACCGTCGTCGCCGACGTGCACAAGGCGATGCCGCTGTTCCGCGACGCCGTCCCCAAGGACGTGACCGTCGGCTTCGAGTTCGACGAGTCGCCCACCGTGGTGGCGGCCGTCCGGAGCGTGGCGACCGAGGGCCTCATCGGCGCCGTGCTGACGGGCCTGATGATCATGCTCTTCCTCCGCGACCTGCGGAGCGTGATCGTGGTGGTGTCGAACATCCCGCTGGCCCTGCTGGGGTCGCTGTTCGGGCTCTGGCTGACGGGCAACACGATCAACATCATGTCGCTGGGCGGCCTGGCGCTGGCGATCGGCATCCTCGTCGACGAGGCGACCGTCGAGGTGGAGAACGTCCACGCGCAGATGAAGCGGACGCACAACGTCGCCTCGGCCGTGCTGCACGGCAACCTGATCACGGCGGTCCCGCGGCTGTTGGCCCTGCTGTGCATCCTCTCGGTGTTCATCCCGGCGTTCATCATGGGCGACCCGCTGCGGTCGCTGTTCATGCCGCTGACGCTGGGCGTGGGCTTCGCGATGATCTCGTCGTACCTCCTCTCCAGCACGTTCGTGCCCATCATGTGCGTGAACCTGCTGAGGCACAAGGGCGGGGGCGACGAGAAGCCCGGGCTGTTCGACAAGCTGTTGACGGCCTACCGCGCCGTCGTCTCGCGCTTCGTCGGGGTCCGCTGGCTGGTGGTCCCGGCCTACCTGGCGGCCTGCATCGCGGTGCTCGGGACGGTCGGCCTGGAGGTCGGCACCGAGCTGTTCCCGCAGATCGACTCGGGCGAGTTCGTGCTCCGGTTTCGGCCGCCCCCGGGGTCGAACTTCGAGCTGACGCGCGAGATGGCCGTGAAGTGCCTGGAGGTGATCGAGGAGGAGGCCGGGCCCAAGAACATCCAGATCTCGATGGGCTTCGTCGGCCAGGTCGCGCCCAACTTCGGCATCGACAACATGGTGCTGTTCATGCGGGGACCCGACGACGGCCAGCTCCGCGTGGCCCTGACCGAGTCGAGCGGCATCAAGTTGGCCCCGTTCCGCGAGCGGCTGCGCAAGGTCCTGCCCGAGAAGGTCGTCCCCTGGCTGGAGGCGCGGCTGGAGCAGGGGGGGCTGGCGAAGGACGAGGCGAAGCGCCAGGCCGCCCTGTCGATCTTCGGCTTCGAGCCGGGCGACATCGTGACCAACGTCATGAGCTTCGGGTCGCCGATGCCGATCGCGGTGCGGGTGGTCGGCACCGACCTGAAGGAGGTCCGCCGCTACGCCGAGAAGATCTCCGCGGAGATGAAGAAGATCCCCTTCCTCCGCGACGTCCAGTTCCAGCAGATGCTCGACTACCCGTCCGTCGAGGTGGACATCGACCGCGAGAAGGCCGGCCTCAGCGGCGCGAAGGTCGAGGACGTGGTCCACGCGCTGGTGATGGCCACCGCCTCGACCCGCTTCACCAACCTGAACTACTGGATCGACGCCGCGACGGGGTTCGACTACCTGGTGCAGCTCCAGATCCCGCCCAAGCGGCTCGACAAGCCCGAGGACGTCGAGACCCTGCCGCTCGATTCGGTCAACCCGCTGGTCAACCTGATGGTCCGCGACGTGGCGAAGGTCCACCGCGGCGTCCGGCCCGGCGAGGTGGACCGCGACATGTCCCAGCGCTACCTGACGCTGGTGGCGAACGTCGAGGGCGAGGACATGGGCCGGGCCTCCAAGCAGGTCTCCAAGGCCATCGAGGCCGCCGGCGAGCCCCCCCGCGGCGTCCGCGTCGAGACGATGGGCCAGCTCCCGCCGATGCTGGAGATGTTCAAGGCGCTGGGGACCGGCCTGGGCGTCGCGGTCTTCGTCATCTTCGTCCTGCTGACGGCCTACTTCCAGTCGCCCCGGACGGCCCTGATCTCCGTCAGCGCCGTTCCGGGCGTGCTGGCGGGCATCGCGACGATCCTGTTCGTCACGAACACCTCGCTGAACATCGAGTCGTTCATGGGGTCGATCATGTGCCTGGGCGTCTCGGTGTCGAACTCGGTCATGCTGGTGACGTTCATGAACGAGTACTGGAAGGGGGGGGCGCCCGCGCCCGAGGCGGCCGTGAAGGGGGCCGCGGACCGGCTCCGGCCCATCCTGATGACCGCCTGCGCGATGAGCGTGGGCATGGTGCCGATGGCCCTGGCCCTCGAACGCGGCAGCCAGATGCAGGCCCCGCTGGGCCGGGCGGTGATCGGCGGCCTGGTCATGTCGACCTTCGCCACCCTGCTGGTGGTGCCGTCGGTCTTCGCGATGGTCATGGGCCGAAAGACGGCGAAATCGCCCTCGATCTACCCGGACGACCCCGAGAGCGCCTATTACGACCCCGACGTCTTCGTCGACGTCGCCGGCCACGGCCGCGCGGTGCCCGATCATCGAGGCGACGAGGGCGACGGGGACGAGACCCGGGGCGCGGAGTCCCGCCACGAGCAGGACGCCCTCGTCTTCCTCCGCAAGATCCTCGACGAGTCGCGGGCCAAGCGGCACGACATGGTCACGCACTACACCATCGACGACCTCCGCGACGCGCTCGGCTTCACCCGGACCGACCAGGCGTCCGACTCCGACCTCGACGGCGGCGACGCCGCCGGGCCCGGCGGCCCGGGCCGGGGTCCGGAAGACCCGTTCGGCGGAGGCTCCCGATGA
- a CDS encoding sialate O-acetylesterase, whose product MRTSSQLRSPLESARRLTRLGASLFVALAAGAVAAQGQGVGQSLGRQPGQPRSAPGVAMTTIRADGIIKAPAPHQVFQRDANGNADVPIVLDESLKDAKNIRATVNGPAANFAPPLVDGKIAGVPTGGPYTVSIAYEHGGSIQQVAVGPIYVGDLWVLAGQSNMEGVGDLLDVTPPNPSVSALGMDGKWGQATEPLHWLVDSPDPVHSGDPANRAERSAQQHKTRTKGAGLGLPFAVEMVSATNVPIGLVTAAHGGTSMQQWDPAKKGEGGNSLYGSMLRQVQLAGGRVKGVLWYQGESDSSPDASKIFERVFADFIGAVRSDLGQADLPFYYVQIGRFVNEGDPAGWNRVQEAQRILPDRLANTAVVSVIDLELDDAIHVGTQGLKRAGRRLAQIALREQFGQLGASTPTLDRVALGPNNTLEVKFRGVNLIDKSINGRSIATMAAGLKPATHIAGFSIRKEDGTPIAMIYEARVGRSRDAVVLKLARPVPPGSFLWYGHGYDPSCNLVDGADMAVPVFGPVALDPIAPQPAPAAASAPAPAPKPEEKKAEAAPIKALIITGDEVGAHDWKATHEVLKGILAEGGKIAVDVTTTPGKDLTDENLAKYDVLVLNYRNTDKGAPESKWSDANKAAFLKAVHDGGKGLVSYHFASSAFTSPNWEEYEKALGGWRAQGFHGPAHAFTVKKTDAKHPISEGLPAQFDHVVDELYQNSKLPEGAEVLATAYSDPAKPKGTGKDEAVIWVNPYGKGRVFSCVLGHDVKALADPNVPPWIRRGAAWAATGKVE is encoded by the coding sequence ATGCGGACGTCATCCCAGCTCCGATCGCCCCTCGAATCGGCCCGACGGCTCACACGCCTCGGGGCGTCCTTGTTCGTCGCCCTCGCGGCCGGGGCCGTCGCCGCCCAGGGCCAGGGCGTCGGCCAGTCCTTGGGCCGACAACCTGGGCAGCCGCGCAGCGCGCCCGGCGTGGCCATGACCACGATCCGGGCCGACGGGATCATCAAGGCCCCGGCCCCGCACCAGGTCTTCCAGCGCGACGCCAACGGCAACGCCGACGTCCCGATCGTGCTCGACGAATCGCTCAAGGACGCGAAGAACATCCGCGCCACCGTGAACGGGCCCGCGGCGAATTTCGCGCCGCCGCTCGTCGACGGCAAGATCGCCGGCGTGCCGACTGGCGGGCCGTACACCGTCAGCATCGCTTACGAGCACGGCGGCTCCATCCAGCAGGTCGCCGTCGGCCCGATCTACGTCGGCGACCTCTGGGTGCTGGCCGGGCAGTCGAACATGGAGGGCGTCGGCGACCTGCTCGACGTCACGCCGCCGAATCCGAGCGTCTCAGCCCTGGGGATGGACGGCAAGTGGGGGCAGGCGACCGAGCCGCTGCACTGGCTCGTCGACTCGCCCGACCCGGTCCACTCGGGCGACCCGGCGAACCGCGCCGAGCGGTCGGCCCAGCAGCACAAGACGCGGACCAAGGGCGCCGGCCTGGGCCTGCCGTTCGCCGTCGAGATGGTGAGCGCCACGAACGTGCCGATCGGCCTAGTGACCGCCGCGCACGGCGGCACGAGCATGCAGCAGTGGGACCCCGCCAAGAAGGGCGAAGGGGGCAACAGCCTGTACGGCTCGATGCTCCGCCAGGTCCAGCTCGCCGGCGGCCGCGTCAAGGGCGTGCTCTGGTACCAGGGCGAGAGCGACTCGTCGCCCGACGCCTCCAAGATCTTCGAACGCGTCTTCGCCGACTTCATCGGGGCCGTCCGCAGCGACCTCGGCCAGGCCGACCTGCCCTTCTACTACGTCCAGATCGGCCGGTTCGTCAACGAGGGCGACCCCGCCGGCTGGAACCGCGTCCAGGAGGCCCAGCGCATCCTGCCCGACCGGCTGGCGAACACGGCCGTCGTCTCGGTCATCGACCTGGAGCTGGACGACGCGATCCACGTCGGCACCCAGGGCCTGAAGCGCGCCGGCCGGCGGCTGGCGCAGATCGCCCTCCGCGAGCAGTTCGGCCAACTCGGCGCGTCGACGCCGACCCTCGACCGCGTCGCCCTGGGCCCCAACAACACGCTGGAGGTCAAGTTCCGGGGCGTGAACCTGATCGACAAGTCCATCAACGGTCGGTCGATCGCGACGATGGCCGCCGGCCTGAAGCCCGCCACCCACATCGCCGGCTTCTCGATCCGCAAGGAAGACGGCACGCCGATCGCCATGATCTACGAGGCCCGCGTCGGCCGCAGCCGCGACGCCGTCGTGCTGAAGCTCGCCAGGCCCGTCCCGCCGGGCTCGTTCCTGTGGTACGGCCACGGCTACGACCCGAGCTGCAACCTGGTCGACGGCGCCGACATGGCCGTCCCCGTCTTCGGCCCGGTCGCCCTCGACCCGATCGCCCCGCAGCCCGCGCCCGCCGCGGCCTCCGCGCCGGCGCCCGCCCCCAAGCCCGAGGAGAAGAAGGCCGAGGCCGCGCCGATCAAGGCCCTGATCATCACCGGCGACGAGGTCGGCGCCCACGACTGGAAGGCGACCCACGAGGTCCTCAAGGGGATCCTCGCCGAGGGGGGCAAGATCGCCGTCGACGTGACGACCACGCCGGGCAAGGACCTGACCGACGAGAACCTGGCGAAGTACGACGTGCTGGTCCTCAACTACCGGAACACCGACAAGGGCGCCCCCGAGTCCAAATGGTCCGACGCCAACAAGGCCGCGTTCCTGAAGGCCGTGCACGACGGCGGCAAGGGCCTCGTCTCGTACCACTTCGCGTCGAGCGCCTTCACCTCGCCCAACTGGGAGGAGTACGAGAAGGCCCTCGGCGGCTGGCGGGCCCAGGGCTTCCACGGCCCGGCGCACGCCTTCACCGTCAAGAAGACCGACGCCAAGCACCCGATCTCAGAGGGCCTGCCCGCGCAGTTCGACCACGTGGTCGACGAGCTGTACCAGAACTCCAAGCTCCCCGAAGGGGCCGAGGTCCTCGCCACCGCCTACTCCGACCCCGCCAAGCCCAAGGGGACCGGCAAGGACGAGGCCGTGATCTGGGTCAACCCGTACGGCAAGGGCCGCGTCTTCAGCTGCGTCCTGGGCCACGACGTCAAGGCCCTGGCCGACCCCAACGTCCCCCCCTGGATCCGCCGCGGCGCCGCCTGGGCGGCGACGGGCAAGGTGGAGTGA
- a CDS encoding ADP-ribosylglycohydrolase family protein gives MRTFFVVGLTLSTLALAAPLRADDQVKERRLSREEYRDKMKAGWIGQMAGVGVGGPTEFRWQEATVPADRVPAWKPETINQFDQDDIYVEMTFLRTLQKYGLDATSRQAGIDFANSKYPLWHANAAGRKRLREGIAPPDSGHPAFNDHADDIDYQIEADFSGLIAPGLPNTVIRLGETFGRLMNYGDGLYGGWFVGAMYSEAFFETDPEKIVLAGLAAIPKGCQYHECVSDVIAWHRENPKDWEATWKKIEAKYQKDRAYRRFSCSKAEKEPYKFNIDAKLNGAYIVMGLLYGEGDPEKTIVVSTRCGQDSDCNPSNAAGVLFTSIGAAKLPAKYTSALDTHTKFNSTDYAFPDVLAVCDDLAAQAVARAGGRVEKSADGAETFVIPVEAARPGPLESCWEPAAKADSRFTAAEKAKITETDK, from the coding sequence ATGAGAACCTTCTTCGTCGTGGGACTGACGCTCTCGACGCTCGCCCTCGCCGCGCCGCTCCGGGCCGATGACCAGGTCAAGGAGCGGCGGCTGTCGCGCGAGGAGTATCGCGACAAGATGAAGGCCGGCTGGATCGGCCAGATGGCCGGCGTGGGGGTCGGCGGGCCGACCGAGTTCCGCTGGCAGGAGGCGACCGTCCCGGCCGACAGGGTGCCGGCCTGGAAGCCCGAGACGATCAACCAGTTCGACCAGGACGACATCTACGTCGAGATGACGTTCCTGCGGACCCTTCAGAAGTACGGGCTCGACGCCACGTCGCGGCAGGCGGGGATCGACTTCGCCAACAGCAAGTATCCGCTCTGGCACGCCAACGCCGCCGGCCGCAAGCGGCTGCGCGAGGGGATCGCCCCGCCCGACAGCGGCCACCCCGCGTTCAACGACCACGCCGACGACATCGACTACCAGATCGAGGCCGACTTCTCCGGCCTCATCGCCCCCGGGCTCCCCAACACGGTCATCCGCCTGGGCGAGACCTTCGGCCGGCTGATGAACTACGGCGACGGCCTCTACGGCGGCTGGTTCGTCGGCGCCATGTACTCCGAGGCCTTCTTCGAGACCGACCCCGAGAAGATCGTCCTCGCCGGCCTCGCCGCCATCCCCAAGGGATGTCAGTACCACGAGTGCGTCTCCGACGTGATCGCCTGGCATCGCGAGAACCCGAAGGACTGGGAGGCGACCTGGAAGAAGATCGAGGCCAAGTACCAGAAGGACCGCGCCTACCGCCGCTTCTCGTGCAGCAAGGCCGAGAAGGAGCCGTACAAGTTCAACATCGACGCCAAGCTCAACGGCGCTTACATCGTCATGGGCCTGCTCTACGGCGAGGGCGACCCCGAGAAGACCATCGTCGTCTCGACCCGCTGCGGCCAGGACTCCGACTGCAACCCGTCGAACGCCGCCGGCGTCCTCTTCACCAGCATCGGCGCCGCGAAGCTCCCGGCGAAGTACACGAGCGCCCTCGACACCCACACCAAGTTCAACTCGACCGACTACGCCTTCCCGGACGTCCTCGCGGTCTGCGACGACCTCGCCGCGCAGGCCGTGGCCAGGGCCGGCGGCCGGGTCGAGAAGTCGGCCGACGGCGCCGAGACGTTCGTGATCCCCGTCGAGGCCGCCCGTCCCGGCCCGCTCGAATCCTGCTGGGAGCCCGCCGCGAAGGCCGACAGCCGCTTCACCGCCGCCGAGAAGGCGAAGATCACGGAGACCGACAAATGA
- a CDS encoding DUF5009 domain-containing protein, whose amino-acid sequence MTNPDAPTDATPAPAPPAETPSPEAPPVAAGRVDSVDVLRGLTILLMVFVNDLGHAAPSWLHHIEPPDADGMTVADLVFPWFLFIVGVSIPLAFQSAFARGATTAGQVGHILLRTVSLLFLGVVYEGAGGDRTLGGARWTLLAFVAIMLAWTSPPREPGRKRTTFLVLKGLGAVALIALLAIYRRRPADTSLLFYGPVEGWPWFRSEWWGILGLIGWAYLTVALLTLWLGKRREWLMGALGVLILLHLVMNQGGLFKHVESKAWLAPVGPAVSWLRGVVDWIGSYVGIGEATGSLAAITMAGCLLGSILPRGSDVATPRERTSWTLTFALGLFVAGLVTDGFAGINKIGATPTWCLWTASLAALLWLALYLVVDVAGWRAWSIVARPAGANPILAYFLHPIVTEALSVAGIGGQVMAYKDSANPGIVVAGSLGMALFVCALTGLLARLGLRVKL is encoded by the coding sequence TTGACGAATCCCGACGCCCCGACCGACGCGACGCCCGCCCCCGCGCCCCCGGCCGAGACGCCCTCCCCGGAGGCCCCGCCCGTCGCGGCCGGCCGGGTGGACTCGGTCGACGTGCTGCGGGGGCTGACGATCCTTTTGATGGTCTTCGTCAACGATTTGGGCCATGCCGCGCCGTCGTGGCTGCACCATATCGAGCCCCCCGACGCCGACGGCATGACGGTGGCCGACCTGGTCTTCCCCTGGTTCCTGTTCATCGTCGGCGTGTCGATCCCGCTGGCCTTCCAGTCCGCCTTCGCGCGGGGGGCGACGACGGCCGGGCAGGTCGGCCACATCCTGCTGCGGACCGTGAGCCTGCTCTTCCTGGGCGTCGTGTACGAAGGCGCGGGCGGCGACCGGACGCTGGGCGGGGCCCGGTGGACGCTGCTGGCCTTCGTCGCGATCATGCTGGCCTGGACGAGCCCGCCGCGCGAGCCGGGACGCAAGCGGACGACCTTCCTGGTCCTGAAGGGGCTGGGAGCCGTCGCCCTGATCGCGCTGCTGGCGATCTACCGCCGGCGGCCCGCGGACACCTCGCTGCTGTTCTACGGGCCGGTCGAGGGCTGGCCCTGGTTCCGTTCCGAATGGTGGGGCATCCTGGGGCTGATCGGCTGGGCCTACCTGACCGTGGCGCTGCTGACGCTCTGGCTGGGGAAGCGCCGCGAGTGGCTGATGGGCGCGCTCGGCGTCCTGATCCTGCTGCACCTCGTGATGAACCAGGGCGGGCTGTTCAAGCACGTCGAGAGCAAGGCGTGGCTCGCGCCCGTCGGTCCCGCCGTGTCGTGGCTGCGCGGGGTCGTCGACTGGATCGGCTCGTACGTCGGGATCGGCGAGGCGACGGGCTCGCTGGCGGCGATCACGATGGCCGGCTGCCTGCTGGGGTCGATCCTGCCGAGGGGGTCCGACGTGGCGACGCCCCGCGAGCGGACCTCATGGACGCTCACCTTCGCCCTGGGCCTCTTCGTCGCGGGCCTCGTCACCGACGGCTTCGCGGGGATCAACAAGATCGGGGCGACGCCGACCTGGTGCCTCTGGACGGCGTCGCTGGCCGCCCTGCTCTGGTTGGCCCTCTACCTCGTCGTCGACGTCGCGGGTTGGCGCGCCTGGTCGATCGTCGCCCGCCCGGCGGGCGCCAACCCGATCCTCGCCTACTTCCTGCACCCGATCGTGACCGAGGCCCTCTCGGTCGCAGGGATCGGCGGCCAGGTGATGGCCTACAAGGACTCGGCGAACCCGGGGATCGTCGTCGCCGGCTCGCTCGGCATGGCGCTCTTCGTCTGCGCCCTCACCGGCCTGCTCGCGCGGCTGGGGCTGAGGGTGAAGCTATAA
- the ribA gene encoding GTP cyclohydrolase II — translation MRYEYSKIEDAIEALKIGRVIVVVDDEDREDEGDFVVAAERATPEVIEFMITHGRGLVCMPIMPDVADRLRLNPMVDHNTSAHETPYTIPVDHASCRTGISAEERARTVAAILDPATKPGDLLRPGHLFPLVAKEGGVLRRAGHTEAAVDLMRLANLTPAGVICEITDGVGMARGERLQAVAREHGLPIISIEALIRYRRMREKLVNRVAESDLPSRYGNGRILGYRVQHEPGNEPVAFVMGDLQSVEAPLVRLHSSCFTGDLLDSLRCDCGDQLHMALEMIGSEGVGALIYLPQEGRGIGLIEKIRAYNLQDKGMDTVQANLALGHRADMRDYGIGLQILKDLGLTKIRLLTNNPKKTNAFVYYGYDLKVVDQVPIIAPPHAERQKYLDAKRDKMGHILPPRPCCAGEAGCAPVEAPAAETSNGVVGA, via the coding sequence ATGCGGTACGAGTATTCGAAGATCGAGGACGCGATCGAGGCCCTCAAAATCGGCCGGGTGATCGTCGTCGTTGACGACGAGGATCGCGAGGACGAGGGCGATTTCGTCGTCGCGGCCGAGCGGGCGACGCCCGAGGTGATCGAGTTCATGATCACCCACGGCCGCGGCCTGGTCTGCATGCCGATCATGCCCGACGTCGCCGACCGGCTGCGGCTCAACCCGATGGTCGACCACAACACCTCGGCCCACGAGACGCCCTACACGATCCCCGTCGATCACGCGTCGTGCCGCACCGGCATCAGCGCCGAGGAGCGGGCGCGGACCGTCGCGGCGATCCTCGATCCCGCCACCAAGCCCGGCGACCTCCTGCGCCCCGGGCACCTCTTCCCGCTGGTCGCCAAGGAGGGGGGGGTGCTCCGCCGCGCGGGGCACACCGAGGCGGCCGTCGACCTGATGAGGCTGGCGAACCTGACGCCGGCCGGGGTCATCTGCGAGATCACCGACGGCGTCGGCATGGCCCGGGGCGAGCGGCTGCAGGCGGTGGCCCGCGAGCACGGCCTGCCCATCATCTCGATCGAGGCCCTGATCCGCTACCGCCGGATGCGCGAGAAGCTCGTCAACCGCGTGGCCGAGTCCGACCTGCCGTCGCGGTACGGCAACGGCCGCATCCTGGGCTACCGCGTGCAGCACGAGCCGGGCAACGAGCCGGTGGCCTTCGTGATGGGCGACCTCCAGTCGGTCGAGGCCCCGCTGGTCCGGCTCCACTCCTCGTGCTTCACCGGCGACCTGCTCGACTCGCTCCGCTGCGACTGCGGCGACCAGCTCCACATGGCGCTCGAGATGATCGGCTCGGAGGGCGTCGGCGCGCTGATCTACCTGCCGCAGGAGGGCCGGGGCATCGGCCTGATCGAGAAGATCCGGGCGTACAACCTGCAGGACAAGGGGATGGACACCGTGCAGGCCAACCTCGCCCTCGGCCACCGCGCCGACATGCGCGACTACGGCATCGGCCTGCAGATCCTCAAGGACCTGGGCCTGACCAAGATCCGCCTGCTGACGAACAACCCCAAGAAGACCAACGCGTTCGTCTACTACGGCTACGACCTGAAGGTCGTCGACCAGGTCCCCATCATCGCCCCGCCCCACGCCGAGCGCCAGAAGTACCTCGACGCCAAGCGCGACAAGATGGGCCACATCCTCCCCCCGCGCCCCTGCTGCGCCGGCGAGGCCGGCTGCGCCCCCGTCGAGGCCCCGGCCGCGGAGACGAGCAACGGCGTGGTCGGCGCGTGA
- a CDS encoding DUF2092 domain-containing protein gives MLASSLVLALTLLGQALADQPLAEPGRVAPEFVATLEKAQATMAGLKSYSVAARVKSTLTDPAGGPDAVSGSTSTQTIVASRPGRFAVASDWAAFGEAEERPALRVACDGRKLVTYYVPDGLYAEYEGPDPGVQVYHQHIVESTLDASGLSVMARPDLREHVLRHARSASVDGEEVVDGVPTTRFRVDYDGMPVVMWVGPKDAPLLRRMELTFESAAPGGPKLVTARRSDLTWTLDVDVPDSAFVLAVPAEAKRVDDVFAAMIAARTPSILDKPAPELALANLEGEEVALAATTGKPTVLVFWATWAAGSGESLGQVAALNRALGDRARLLVVSMGDTADQVKARIQGVAGLPTILVDPQDAASAAYGVKDVPSAVVIAADGKVVYAAPGFDLKVVADKAGVR, from the coding sequence ATGCTCGCGTCTTCCCTCGTCCTGGCCCTGACCCTCCTCGGTCAGGCCCTCGCCGACCAGCCGCTCGCCGAGCCGGGACGCGTGGCGCCCGAATTCGTCGCGACGTTGGAGAAGGCCCAGGCGACGATGGCGGGGCTCAAGAGCTACTCCGTCGCGGCCCGCGTGAAGTCGACCCTGACCGACCCCGCCGGCGGGCCCGACGCCGTGAGCGGGTCGACGTCGACCCAGACGATCGTCGCCAGCCGGCCCGGACGATTCGCCGTCGCCTCCGACTGGGCCGCGTTCGGCGAGGCCGAGGAGCGGCCCGCCCTGCGGGTGGCCTGCGACGGCCGCAAGCTCGTGACCTATTACGTCCCCGACGGCCTCTACGCCGAATACGAAGGGCCCGACCCCGGCGTGCAGGTCTATCACCAGCATATCGTCGAGTCGACCCTGGACGCCTCGGGCCTGAGCGTGATGGCCCGGCCCGACCTGCGCGAGCACGTCCTGCGGCACGCCCGCTCCGCCTCGGTCGACGGCGAGGAGGTCGTCGACGGCGTGCCGACGACCCGGTTCCGCGTCGACTACGACGGCATGCCGGTCGTCATGTGGGTCGGCCCCAAGGACGCGCCGCTGCTCCGGAGGATGGAGCTGACCTTCGAGTCGGCCGCGCCGGGGGGCCCGAAGCTCGTCACCGCGCGACGCTCCGACCTGACCTGGACGCTCGACGTCGACGTGCCGGATTCCGCGTTCGTCCTGGCCGTCCCCGCCGAGGCGAAGCGGGTCGACGACGTCTTCGCCGCCATGATCGCGGCGCGGACGCCCTCGATCCTCGACAAGCCGGCGCCGGAACTGGCGCTGGCCAACCTCGAAGGCGAGGAAGTCGCGCTCGCCGCGACCACCGGCAAGCCCACCGTGCTCGTCTTCTGGGCGACCTGGGCCGCCGGCTCCGGCGAGTCGCTCGGCCAGGTCGCCGCGCTGAACCGAGCCCTGGGCGATCGGGCCCGCTTGCTCGTCGTGAGCATGGGCGACACGGCCGACCAGGTGAAGGCCCGGATCCAGGGCGTCGCCGGACTCCCCACCATCCTCGTCGACCCCCAGGACGCCGCCTCCGCGGCCTATGGCGTCAAGGACGTCCCCTCCGCCGTCGTGATCGCCGCCGACGGCAAGGTCGTCTACGCCGCCCCGGGCTTCGACCTCAAGGTCGTCGCCGACAAGGCGGGCGTCCGCTAG